From a single Leclercia sp. AS011 genomic region:
- the ampG gene encoding muropeptide MFS transporter AmpG → MSSQYLRIFQQPKSAILLILGFASGLPLALTSGTLQAWMTVENIDLKTIGFFSLVGQAYVFKFLWSPMMDRYTPPFLGRRRGWLLMTQAMLLLAIAAMGFLEPASQLRWMAALAVVIAFCSASQDIVFDAWKTDVLSAEERGTGAAISVLGYRLGMLVSGGLALWLADRYLGWQGMYWLMAALLIPCMIATFLAPEPSDVIPVPRSLEQAVAEPLRDFFGRNNAWLILLLIVLYKLGDAFAMSLTTTFLIRGVGFDAGEVGVVNKTLGLIATIIGALYGGVLMQRLSLFRALLIFGILQGVSNAGYWLLSITDKHMLSMAAAVFFENLCGGMGTAAFVALLMTLCNKSFSATQFALLSALSAVGRVYVGPIAGWFVEAHGWAEFYLFSVFAAIPGLLLLLICRRSLEYTQQTAHFMVRSRFPSAYRLALRILMAGSLALALWLIVTIVNATTSLALPFSLLLLDIGALLALTGILTGALLDYLAMRESQKV, encoded by the coding sequence ATGTCCAGTCAATACTTACGTATTTTCCAGCAGCCTAAATCAGCTATCCTGCTGATCCTCGGTTTCGCCTCCGGTTTACCCCTTGCGCTGACTTCGGGCACGCTGCAGGCGTGGATGACCGTCGAAAATATCGATCTCAAAACCATCGGCTTCTTCTCACTGGTCGGCCAGGCCTATGTCTTCAAGTTCTTATGGTCGCCGATGATGGACCGCTACACCCCGCCGTTCCTCGGCAGGCGTCGTGGCTGGTTGCTGATGACGCAGGCGATGCTGCTGCTGGCGATTGCCGCGATGGGCTTCCTCGAACCTGCGTCGCAGCTGCGCTGGATGGCCGCGCTCGCGGTGGTGATTGCCTTCTGCTCCGCGTCGCAGGATATCGTTTTTGATGCCTGGAAAACGGACGTGCTCTCGGCCGAAGAGCGTGGCACCGGGGCCGCTATCAGCGTGCTGGGTTACCGGCTGGGGATGCTGGTCTCCGGCGGGCTGGCATTATGGCTGGCAGACCGCTATCTCGGCTGGCAGGGTATGTACTGGCTGATGGCCGCCCTGCTGATCCCATGTATGATCGCCACCTTCCTTGCTCCGGAACCGAGCGATGTTATTCCCGTCCCCCGCTCCCTCGAGCAGGCGGTTGCGGAACCGCTGCGCGACTTCTTTGGCCGCAACAATGCCTGGCTCATTCTGCTGCTGATAGTGTTGTATAAGCTCGGCGATGCGTTTGCCATGAGCCTGACCACTACTTTTTTGATCCGCGGCGTGGGCTTTGATGCCGGCGAAGTGGGGGTAGTGAATAAGACGCTGGGGCTGATTGCCACTATTATTGGCGCGCTGTATGGCGGCGTCCTGATGCAGCGTTTGAGTCTGTTCCGCGCGCTGCTGATCTTCGGCATCCTGCAGGGGGTGTCGAACGCGGGTTACTGGCTGCTGTCGATTACCGATAAGCACATGCTCAGCATGGCGGCAGCGGTGTTCTTTGAAAACCTGTGTGGCGGGATGGGGACGGCTGCGTTTGTCGCCCTGCTGATGACCCTGTGCAACAAATCCTTCTCCGCGACGCAGTTCGCCCTGCTCTCTGCGCTCTCTGCCGTGGGTCGGGTCTACGTCGGCCCTATTGCGGGCTGGTTTGTGGAAGCGCACGGTTGGGCTGAGTTTTATCTCTTCTCCGTCTTTGCGGCTATCCCAGGATTGCTGCTGCTCTTAATATGTCGCCGCTCGCTGGAATATACCCAGCAGACGGCACACTTTATGGTCAGGAGTCGTTTCCCGTCAGCCTATCGACTGGCGTTAAGAATATTGATGGCGGGATCGCTGGCCCTGGCCCTGTGGCTTATCGTGACGATCGTCAATGCCACCACCTCCCTCGCCCTGCCGTTTAGCCTGCTGTTGCTGGATATTGGCGCGCTGCTGGCGCTGACCGGGATCCTCACGGGCGCGCTTCTTGACTATCTGGCTATGCGCGAGAGTCAGAAGGTGTAG
- the cyoA gene encoding cytochrome o ubiquinol oxidase subunit II, whose translation MTLRKYNKSLGWLSLFAGTVLLSGCDSALLDPKGQIGLEQRSLILTAFGLMMIVVIPAILMAVGFAWKYRASNKDAKYSPNWSHSNKVEAVVWTVPILIILFLAVLTWKTTHALEPAKPLVHDEKPITIEVVSMDWKWFFIYPEQGIATVNEIAFPANVPVQFKVTSNSVMNSFFIPRLGSQIYAMAGMQTNLHLIANEAGTYDGISASYSGPGFSGMKFKAIATPDRAAFDQWVAKAKQSTNTMSDMAAFDKVATPSEYNKVEYFSDVKPDLFKDVIGKFMDHGKSMDVTQPEGEHSSHEGMEGMDMSHAETAH comes from the coding sequence ATGACACTTAGGAAATACAATAAAAGTTTGGGATGGTTGTCGTTATTTGCAGGCACTGTATTACTCAGTGGCTGTGATTCTGCGCTGCTAGACCCCAAAGGACAGATTGGACTGGAGCAACGTTCGCTCATTCTGACGGCCTTCGGCCTGATGATGATCGTCGTGATTCCCGCCATCTTGATGGCTGTTGGTTTCGCCTGGAAGTATCGTGCGAGCAATAAAGATGCGAAGTATAGCCCTAACTGGTCACACTCCAATAAAGTGGAAGCTGTGGTCTGGACGGTGCCGATTCTGATCATCCTGTTCCTTGCCGTACTGACATGGAAAACCACTCACGCGCTCGAACCTGCAAAACCGCTGGTTCACGATGAGAAACCGATCACGATCGAAGTCGTCTCCATGGACTGGAAATGGTTCTTCATCTACCCGGAACAGGGCATTGCTACCGTGAACGAAATCGCCTTCCCGGCGAACGTCCCGGTGCAGTTCAAAGTAACGTCTAACTCCGTGATGAACTCCTTCTTTATCCCTCGTCTGGGTAGCCAGATTTACGCGATGGCCGGTATGCAGACCAACCTGCACCTGATCGCGAATGAAGCAGGCACCTATGATGGTATCTCCGCCAGCTACAGTGGCCCGGGCTTCTCTGGTATGAAGTTCAAAGCCATTGCCACGCCTGACCGTGCCGCTTTCGACCAGTGGGTTGCTAAAGCGAAACAGTCTACGAACACCATGTCTGACATGGCGGCGTTCGACAAAGTGGCAACACCTAGCGAATACAACAAGGTGGAGTACTTCTCTGACGTGAAACCTGATTTGTTCAAAGATGTCATTGGCAAATTTATGGATCATGGCAAGAGCATGGACGTGACCCAACCGGAAGGTGAGCACAGCTCGCATGAAGGTATGGAAGGCATGGACATGAGCCACGCGGAAACCGCTCACTAA
- the cyoB gene encoding cytochrome o ubiquinol oxidase subunit I: MFGKLTLDSVPYHEPIIMVTIAAIIIGGAALVGLITYFGKWSYLWNEWLTSVDHKKLGIMYCIVGIVMLIRGFADAIMMRSQQALASAGEAGFLPPHHYDQIFTAHGVIMIFFVAMPLVIGLMNVVVPLQIGARDVAFPFLNNLSFWFTVVGVILVNLSLGVGEFAQTGWLAYPPLSGIEYSPGVGVDYWIWALQLSGVGTTLTGINFFVTIIKMRAPGMTMFKMPVFTWASLCANILIIASFPILTVTVALLTLDRYLGTHFFTNDMGGNMMMYINLIWAWGHPEVYILVLPVFGVFSEIAATFSRKRLFGYTSLVWATVCITVLSFIVWLHHFFTMGAGANVNAFFGITTMIIAIPTGVKIFNWLFTMYQGRIVFHSAMLWTIGFIVTFSVGGMTGVLLAVPGADFVLHNSLFLIAHFHNVIIGGVVFGCFAGVTYWWPKAFGYTLNEKWGKRAFWFWIIGFFVAFMPLYVLGFMGMTRRLSQQIDPQFHPMLMVAAGGAVLIACGIASQLIQFYVSIRDRDQNRDLTGDPWGGRTLEWATSSPPPFYNFAVVPHIHERDAFWEMKEKGEAYKQPAQYEEIHMPKNSGAGIVIAAFATVFGFAMIWHIWWLAIVGFAGIVISWIVKSFDEDVDYYVPVREVEILEKQHFDEIAKAGLKNGN; the protein is encoded by the coding sequence ATGTTCGGAAAATTGACACTGGATTCAGTGCCGTACCATGAACCGATTATCATGGTTACGATCGCTGCAATTATCATTGGTGGCGCAGCCTTAGTTGGCTTGATCACTTACTTCGGTAAGTGGAGCTACCTGTGGAATGAGTGGCTGACTTCGGTTGACCACAAAAAACTCGGTATCATGTACTGCATCGTCGGTATCGTCATGTTAATTCGTGGCTTTGCTGATGCAATCATGATGCGTAGCCAGCAGGCGCTTGCGTCTGCGGGTGAAGCAGGCTTCCTGCCACCGCACCACTACGATCAGATCTTTACCGCCCACGGCGTTATCATGATCTTCTTCGTAGCGATGCCGCTGGTTATCGGTCTGATGAACGTGGTTGTGCCGCTGCAAATCGGCGCGCGCGACGTTGCGTTCCCGTTCCTGAACAACCTGAGCTTCTGGTTCACGGTTGTCGGTGTGATTCTGGTTAACCTCTCTCTGGGCGTCGGTGAGTTCGCGCAGACCGGTTGGCTGGCCTATCCGCCGCTGTCGGGAATTGAGTACAGTCCTGGCGTAGGTGTCGATTACTGGATTTGGGCGCTGCAGCTCTCCGGTGTTGGTACTACCCTGACCGGTATTAACTTCTTCGTGACCATTATCAAGATGCGTGCCCCTGGCATGACCATGTTCAAGATGCCGGTATTTACCTGGGCATCTCTGTGCGCCAACATCCTGATTATCGCGTCATTCCCAATCCTGACAGTCACCGTCGCGCTGCTGACCCTGGATCGCTATCTGGGCACCCATTTCTTCACCAATGATATGGGCGGCAACATGATGATGTACATCAACCTGATTTGGGCATGGGGTCACCCTGAAGTGTACATCCTGGTTCTCCCGGTCTTCGGTGTGTTCTCCGAAATCGCGGCAACCTTCTCGCGTAAACGTCTGTTTGGTTACACCTCGCTGGTGTGGGCAACCGTGTGTATTACCGTTCTGTCGTTCATCGTTTGGCTGCACCACTTCTTCACCATGGGTGCGGGCGCGAACGTAAACGCCTTCTTCGGTATCACCACCATGATTATCGCGATCCCAACCGGGGTTAAGATCTTCAACTGGCTGTTCACCATGTACCAGGGCCGCATCGTGTTCCACTCAGCAATGCTGTGGACCATCGGCTTCATCGTCACCTTCTCCGTGGGTGGGATGACCGGCGTACTGCTGGCCGTGCCGGGTGCTGACTTCGTTCTGCACAACAGCCTGTTCCTGATTGCGCACTTCCATAACGTTATTATCGGCGGTGTGGTGTTCGGTTGCTTCGCAGGCGTGACTTACTGGTGGCCAAAAGCCTTCGGTTACACGCTGAACGAAAAATGGGGCAAACGCGCGTTCTGGTTCTGGATCATCGGCTTCTTCGTGGCATTTATGCCGCTGTACGTGCTGGGCTTCATGGGTATGACCCGTCGTCTGAGCCAGCAGATCGATCCGCAGTTCCACCCAATGCTGATGGTTGCAGCGGGCGGGGCGGTGCTGATTGCCTGTGGTATCGCGTCTCAGCTGATTCAGTTCTACGTCTCTATTCGTGACCGCGATCAGAACCGTGACCTGACCGGTGACCCATGGGGTGGCCGTACGCTGGAGTGGGCAACCTCTTCTCCACCGCCGTTCTATAACTTTGCCGTTGTGCCGCACATTCATGAGCGTGATGCATTCTGGGAAATGAAAGAGAAAGGCGAAGCGTATAAGCAGCCGGCGCAGTACGAAGAGATCCACATGCCGAAAAACAGCGGTGCGGGCATTGTGATTGCCGCCTTCGCGACGGTATTTGGTTTCGCTATGATCTGGCACATCTGGTGGCTTGCGATCGTCGGCTTTGCTGGCATCGTTATCAGCTGGATTGTGAAGAGCTTTGATGAGGACGTGGACTACTACGTACCAGTCCGTGAAGTTGAAATTCTGGAAAAACAGCATTTCGACGAGATTGCTAAAGCGGGGCTGAAAAATGGCAACTGA
- a CDS encoding cytochrome o ubiquinol oxidase subunit III, protein MATDTLTHATAHAHDHGHHDTGPMKVFGFWIYLMSDCILFCCLFATYAVLVNGTAGGPTGKDIFELPFVLVETALLLFSSITYGMAAIAMYKNNKSQVVSWLALTWLFGAGFIGMEIYEFHHLIMEGFGPDRSGFLSAFFALVGTHGLHVTSGLIWMAVLMFQVSRRGLTSTNRTRIMCLSLFWHFLDVVWICVFSVVYLMGAM, encoded by the coding sequence ATGGCAACTGATACTTTAACCCACGCGACTGCCCATGCGCATGATCACGGGCACCACGATACAGGGCCGATGAAAGTCTTCGGCTTCTGGATCTACCTGATGAGCGACTGCATCCTGTTCTGCTGTCTGTTCGCGACCTATGCCGTTCTGGTGAACGGCACAGCGGGCGGCCCGACCGGCAAGGACATTTTCGAGCTGCCGTTCGTTCTGGTTGAAACCGCACTGCTGTTATTCAGCTCCATCACCTACGGCATGGCGGCTATCGCCATGTACAAGAACAACAAGAGCCAGGTTGTCTCCTGGCTGGCGTTGACCTGGCTGTTTGGTGCTGGATTTATCGGGATGGAAATCTATGAATTCCACCACCTGATCATGGAAGGTTTCGGTCCGGATCGTAGTGGCTTCCTGTCCGCGTTCTTCGCGCTGGTAGGTACCCACGGTCTGCACGTGACTTCCGGTCTGATCTGGATGGCGGTACTGATGTTCCAGGTATCCCGTCGCGGCCTGACCAGCACTAACCGCACCCGTATTATGTGCCTGAGCCTGTTCTGGCACTTCCTGGATGTGGTCTGGATCTGTGTGTTCTCTGTAGTGTATCTGATGGGGGCGATGTAA
- a CDS encoding cytochrome o ubiquinol oxidase subunit IV produces MSHSNDHGASHGSVKTYMTGFILSIILTVIPFWMVMSGTASHAAILGTVLVTAVVQILVHLVCFLHMNTKSDEGWNMTAFIFTVIIIAILVVGSIWIMWNLNYNMMVH; encoded by the coding sequence ATGAGTCATTCAAACGATCATGGCGCTTCCCACGGTAGCGTAAAAACCTACATGACAGGTTTTATCCTGTCGATCATCCTGACGGTGATCCCGTTCTGGATGGTGATGAGCGGTACTGCTTCTCACGCGGCAATCCTGGGCACTGTCCTGGTAACTGCGGTAGTGCAGATTCTGGTGCATCTGGTTTGCTTCCTGCACATGAACACCAAATCTGATGAAGGCTGGAACATGACGGCATTCATCTTTACCGTGATTATCATCGCAATCCTGGTAGTCGGCTCCATCTGGATCATGTGGAACCTCAACTACAACATGATGGTTCACTAA
- the cyoE gene encoding heme o synthase, translated as MFKQYLQVTKPGIIFGNLISVIGGFLLASKGSIDYTLFIYTLVGVSLVVASGCVFNNYIDMDIDRKMERTKNRVLVKGLMSPAVSLVYATLLGIAGFMLLWFGANPLACWLGVMGFVVYVGVYSLYMKRHSVYGTLIGSLSGAAPPVIGYCAVTNEFDSGAAILLAIFSLWQMPHSYAIAIFRFKDYQAANIPVLPVVKGISVAKNHITLYIIAFAVATLMLSLGGYAGYKYLVVAAAVSVWWLGMALRGYKVEDDKVWARKLFVFSIVAITSLSVMMSVDFMVPDSHNLLTYVW; from the coding sequence ATGTTTAAGCAATACCTGCAAGTCACAAAACCTGGCATCATCTTTGGCAACCTGATCTCGGTGATCGGAGGGTTCCTGCTGGCCTCTAAGGGCAGCATCGATTACACCCTCTTTATCTACACGCTGGTTGGGGTGTCACTGGTTGTCGCGTCCGGTTGTGTATTTAATAACTACATCGACATGGATATCGACAGGAAGATGGAAAGGACGAAAAATCGGGTGCTGGTAAAAGGCCTGATGTCCCCTGCCGTCTCGCTGGTGTACGCCACCTTGCTGGGTATTGCTGGCTTTATGCTGCTGTGGTTCGGCGCCAACCCTCTGGCCTGCTGGCTGGGGGTGATGGGTTTCGTGGTGTATGTGGGCGTCTACAGCCTGTATATGAAACGTCACTCCGTCTACGGTACGCTGATTGGTTCACTCTCCGGCGCTGCGCCGCCGGTGATTGGCTACTGCGCGGTCACCAACGAGTTCGACAGCGGTGCGGCTATCCTGCTGGCTATCTTTAGCCTGTGGCAGATGCCGCACTCCTATGCCATTGCGATTTTCCGCTTTAAGGATTATCAGGCAGCGAATATTCCGGTACTGCCAGTGGTGAAAGGCATCTCCGTTGCCAAGAACCATATCACGCTCTACATCATTGCCTTTGCGGTTGCTACGCTGATGCTCTCACTGGGCGGTTACGCCGGGTACAAATATCTGGTGGTTGCTGCGGCGGTGAGCGTCTGGTGGCTCGGCATGGCGCTGCGGGGTTATAAAGTGGAAGACGACAAAGTCTGGGCACGCAAACTGTTTGTGTTCTCGATTGTCGCTATCACCTCCCTGTCGGTAATGATGTCCGTCGACTTTATGGTGCCGGATTCACATAATCTGCTGACCTACGTCTGGTAA
- a CDS encoding MFS transporter: protein MNDYKMTPGELRATWGLGTVFSLRMLGMFMVLPVLTTYGMALQGASEALIGLAIGIYGLAQAVFQIPFGLLSDRVGRKPLIVGGLLVFVAGSVIAALSHSIWGIILGRALQGSGAIAAAVMALLSDLTREQNRTKAMAFIGVSFGVTFAIAMVLGPIITHALGLNALFWMIAVLATLGIALTIWVVPDSKNHVLNRESGMVKGCFSKVLVEPRLLKLNFGIMCLHILLMSTFVALPGQLAAAGFPAAEHWKIYLVTMLISFVSVVPFIIYAEVKRRMKRVFLACVALLLIAEIVLWGSGPHFWELVAGVQLFFLAFNLMEALLPSLISKESPAGYKGTAMGIYSTSQFIGVAIGGSLGGWVDGLFDSQTVFLAGALLATLWLLVASTMKEPRYVSSLRIEIPQDVEIGDALKQRLEAKEGVSEVLLVPEERSLYVKIDSKLTNRFEVEQALKA from the coding sequence ATGAACGATTATAAAATGACGCCAGGCGAGCTTCGCGCGACCTGGGGTTTGGGCACAGTTTTTTCGTTGCGTATGCTCGGCATGTTTATGGTCTTGCCCGTTCTGACCACATACGGCATGGCGTTACAGGGAGCAAGCGAGGCGTTAATTGGCCTGGCAATCGGCATTTATGGCCTGGCGCAGGCGGTCTTTCAGATCCCCTTTGGTCTGCTCTCCGATCGTGTTGGTCGCAAGCCGCTCATCGTCGGTGGGCTACTGGTGTTCGTCGCCGGTAGCGTGATCGCCGCCCTCTCCCACTCCATCTGGGGCATCATTCTTGGCCGCGCATTGCAGGGCTCCGGCGCTATTGCCGCCGCTGTGATGGCGCTGCTGTCCGATCTGACCCGCGAACAGAACCGCACCAAAGCGATGGCCTTTATTGGCGTCAGCTTCGGCGTGACCTTTGCTATCGCCATGGTGTTGGGCCCAATCATTACCCATGCGCTTGGGTTAAATGCCCTGTTCTGGATGATCGCCGTGCTGGCGACCCTTGGCATCGCGCTGACCATTTGGGTGGTTCCCGACAGTAAAAACCATGTCCTGAACCGTGAATCGGGAATGGTTAAAGGCTGCTTCAGCAAGGTGCTGGTTGAGCCGCGTCTGCTGAAGCTCAACTTCGGCATTATGTGTCTGCATATCCTGCTGATGTCCACCTTTGTCGCCCTACCCGGCCAGCTGGCCGCAGCCGGTTTTCCGGCGGCGGAGCACTGGAAAATCTATCTGGTCACCATGCTCATCTCGTTTGTTTCCGTGGTGCCCTTTATTATCTATGCCGAAGTGAAGCGCCGGATGAAGCGCGTCTTCCTGGCCTGCGTTGCCCTGTTGCTGATCGCTGAAATCGTGCTCTGGGGTTCCGGCCCGCACTTCTGGGAGCTGGTCGCGGGCGTGCAGTTGTTCTTCCTCGCCTTTAACCTGATGGAAGCCCTGCTGCCGTCGTTAATCAGTAAGGAATCTCCGGCAGGCTATAAAGGCACGGCGATGGGGATCTACTCCACCAGCCAGTTTATCGGCGTGGCAATCGGCGGGTCGCTGGGCGGCTGGGTCGATGGTCTGTTTGATTCACAAACCGTCTTCCTGGCAGGTGCGCTGCTGGCAACGCTCTGGCTGCTGGTAGCCAGCACCATGAAAGAGCCACGTTACGTCAGCAGTCTGCGCATCGAAATTCCGCAGGATGTTGAGATCGGTGATGCATTAAAACAGCGTCTTGAAGCAAAAGAGGGTGTCAGCGAGGTATTACTGGTACCGGAAGAGCGCAGTCTGTATGTCAAAATCGACAGTAAATTGACCAATCGCTTTGAAGTTGAGCAGGCGCTTAAAGCCTGA
- a CDS encoding YajQ family cyclic di-GMP-binding protein, giving the protein MPSFDIVSEVDIQEVRNGVDNASREVESRFDFRGVEASFELNDANKTIKILSESDFQVTQLLDILRAKLLKRGIEGTSLDVPETFVHSGKTWFVEAKLKQGIESAMQKKIVKLIKDSKLKVQAQIQGEEIRVTGKSRDDLQGVMALVRGGDLGQPFQFKNFRD; this is encoded by the coding sequence ATGCCATCTTTCGATATTGTTTCCGAAGTTGATATCCAGGAAGTACGTAACGGCGTGGACAACGCCAGCCGTGAAGTTGAGTCACGCTTCGATTTTCGCGGCGTTGAGGCCAGTTTTGAGCTGAACGACGCAAATAAGACCATTAAGATCCTCAGCGAGTCCGATTTCCAGGTCACGCAGCTGCTGGATATTCTGCGCGCCAAGCTGTTGAAGCGCGGCATCGAAGGGACCTCCCTCGACGTGCCAGAAACCTTCGTTCACAGCGGCAAAACCTGGTTTGTTGAAGCCAAACTGAAGCAGGGCATTGAGAGCGCGATGCAGAAGAAAATCGTTAAGCTCATCAAAGACAGCAAGCTGAAGGTGCAGGCGCAGATTCAGGGCGAAGAGATCCGCGTCACCGGGAAATCCCGCGACGATCTGCAGGGTGTGATGGCGCTGGTGCGCGGCGGCGATCTCGGCCAGCCGTTCCAGTTCAAGAACTTCCGCGATTAA
- the panE gene encoding 2-dehydropantoate 2-reductase, whose amino-acid sequence MKITVLGCGALGQLWLAALRKQGHEVQGWLRVPQPYCSVNLIEEDGSIFNESLIANDPDFLAQSDLLLVTLKAWQVSDAVRALASTLPPSSPIMLLHNGMGTIEELKSVSQPLLMAITTHAARRDGNVIVHVASGMTHIGPARAQEGDYSYLADRFQQVLPDVAWHDHIRPQMWRKLAVNCVINPLTALLDCPNGELKNHPQTVATLCAEVAAVVEREGIHSSVDDIRYYVEEVIESTAQNISSMLQDIRGLRHTEIDYITGYLLKRARAHGISVPENVRLYEQVKRKESEYERVGTGMPRPW is encoded by the coding sequence ATGAAAATTACCGTGCTCGGATGCGGGGCACTGGGACAACTCTGGCTGGCCGCACTTCGCAAACAGGGACACGAAGTCCAGGGCTGGCTGCGCGTGCCACAACCTTATTGCAGTGTAAACCTGATTGAAGAAGACGGGAGTATCTTTAACGAATCTCTGATCGCTAACGATCCTGACTTCCTGGCGCAAAGCGATTTGCTGCTGGTCACCCTGAAAGCCTGGCAGGTCTCCGACGCCGTGCGGGCGCTGGCATCCACGCTTCCCCCATCCTCACCGATTATGTTGCTTCACAACGGAATGGGCACGATTGAAGAGCTTAAAAGCGTTTCCCAGCCGCTGCTGATGGCCATCACCACCCATGCGGCTCGCCGTGACGGCAATGTGATTGTTCATGTCGCCAGTGGAATGACGCACATCGGCCCGGCCAGAGCGCAGGAGGGGGACTACAGTTATCTGGCGGATCGTTTCCAGCAGGTGCTGCCGGATGTCGCCTGGCACGATCACATCCGTCCGCAGATGTGGCGCAAGCTGGCGGTAAACTGCGTGATTAATCCGCTGACCGCCCTGCTGGATTGCCCGAACGGTGAGCTTAAAAACCATCCGCAGACCGTGGCAACCCTGTGCGCCGAGGTGGCTGCCGTGGTGGAGCGCGAGGGCATTCACTCCTCGGTGGATGACATTCGCTATTATGTTGAAGAGGTGATTGAGAGCACCGCCCAGAACATCTCTTCGATGCTGCAGGATATCCGCGGGCTACGGCATACCGAAATTGACTACATTACTGGTTACCTGTTAAAACGCGCCCGCGCGCACGGTATCAGCGTGCCGGAAAATGTCCGTCTGTATGAACAGGTTAAACGTAAGGAGAGTGAGTATGAGCGCGTCGGCACTGGTATGCCTCGCCCCTGGTAG
- the yajL gene encoding protein deglycase YajL → MSASALVCLAPGSEETEAVTTIDLLVRAGISVTTASVASDGNLIITCSRGVKIVADAPLVEVADGDYDVIVLPGGIKGAECFRDSPLLVETVRQFHHSGRIVAAICAAAATVLVPHNIFPIGNMTGFPTLKDKIPEEQWVDKRMVWDPRVNLLTSQGPGTSIDFALKIIELLVGRAKAYEVASSLVMAAGIYNYYEA, encoded by the coding sequence ATGAGCGCGTCGGCACTGGTATGCCTCGCCCCTGGTAGCGAAGAGACCGAAGCGGTCACCACCATCGATCTGCTGGTTCGCGCCGGGATTAGCGTCACGACCGCAAGCGTCGCCAGCGATGGCAATCTGATTATCACCTGCTCACGCGGGGTGAAAATTGTCGCCGATGCCCCGCTGGTGGAGGTTGCCGACGGGGATTACGACGTCATCGTTCTGCCGGGTGGTATTAAGGGTGCGGAGTGCTTCCGCGACAGCCCGCTGCTGGTAGAGACGGTCAGGCAGTTCCACCATTCCGGGCGCATTGTCGCCGCCATCTGCGCGGCTGCGGCCACGGTGCTGGTTCCGCACAATATCTTCCCGATCGGTAATATGACCGGTTTCCCGACGCTAAAGGATAAGATCCCCGAGGAGCAGTGGGTGGATAAACGGATGGTCTGGGATCCGCGCGTCAACCTGTTAACCAGCCAGGGACCTGGCACGTCGATTGATTTTGCGCTGAAGATTATTGAGCTGCTGGTCGGACGGGCAAAAGCCTATGAAGTGGCCTCATCGCTGGTGATGGCGGCGGGGATTTATAACTATTACGAAGCGTAG